The Penicillium oxalicum strain HP7-1 chromosome IV, whole genome shotgun sequence genome contains a region encoding:
- a CDS encoding Cytochrome monooxygenase eqxH, which yields MIAELFPSVPGWTLIAILVGLYCLIPSQQSQFPLVNHYPGDLFRRKAYQKYSHNAKKLIADGLAKYQGPFTLLIPKGKKIILPSFLSDWVKTNRDLDHQELPRQNVDRLASNQVDSVRGTFAHDQPARYDCFATTRGGGGEDQSWHQLEWEKDTTGIISLAAASVFVGPGMALDSEWQNVVQTYVREFFTVHKDVLSWTSNIASNKLPAGDIQLALAMAGVFTTSEAFRQALIDLAQHPELVAPLREEVTQCIAEHRLSQIALQRMELLDSVMKESQRFTPALVGPERKVIRDTTLPDGRTIPKGSHLMVDSSDMWSSEVHKQPDTFDGYRFVKRRQTGDKASSYVQSSREHNVFGSERHICPGRFFAGTELKICLAHILLKYDIQLKEGYVSAPLQFGAYVVIDPFANFEVRRRSETEPCPLKAGWLEAGSRKPDMDLG from the exons ATGATTGCCGAGCTGTTCCCCAGTGTTCCTGGATGGACCTTGATTGCGATTCTGGTCGGTCTTTATTGTCTGATCCCAAGCCAACAATCACAATTCCCCCTGGTCAACCACTATCCCGGCGACCTTTTTCGCCGGAAGGCGTACCAAAAGTATAGCCACAATGCTAAAAAGCTCATTGCCGATGGACTCGCCAAGTATCAGGGCCCATTCACTCTCCTGATtccaaaggggaagaaaatcATCTTGCCTTCGTTCCTCAGTGACTGGGTCAAGACGAACAGAGACCTTGATCACCAGGAGCTG CCCCGACAGAATGTTGATCGACTTGCTTCGAACCAAGTTGACTCAGTTAGAGGAACTTTTGCCCACGATCAACCAGCACGTTACGATTGCTTTGCAACAacacgggggggggggggggaggaccAGTCCTGGCATCAACTTGAATGGGAAAAAGATACCACCGGAATCATTTCACTGGCAGCGGCCTCGGTATTTGTGGGGCCCGGAATGGCCCTGGACTCTGAATGGCAAAATGTCGTCCAAACATATGTCCGGGAATTCTTCACTGTG CACAAAGATGTTCTTTCCTGGACCTCCAACATTGCAAGCAACAAGCTACCCGCCGGCGACATTCAACTTGCTTTGGCCATGGCAGGAGTTTTCACCACAAGCGAAGCCTTTAGACAGGCTCTTATCGATCTTGCCCAGCATCCGGAGCTGGTCGCGCCCCTGAGAGAGGAAGTCACGCAGTGCATCGCGGAGCATAGATTGTCTCAGATTGCGCTGCAGAGGATGGAATTACTGGACAGCGTGATGAAGGAGTCCCAAAGATTCACCCCCGCATTAG TGGGACCGGAACGTAAGGTGATTCGTGATACTACGCTTCCGGATGGCAGAACGATACCAAAAGGGTCCCACCTGATGGTTGACTCGAGCGACATGTGGAGTTCCGAAGTTCACAAGCAGCCTGATACTTTCGATGGGTACCGCTTTGTGAAGCGGCGTCAGACTGGAGACAAAGCGAGCTCATATGTGCAGTCAAGTCGGGAGCACAATGTATTTGGGAGTGAAAGACATATTTGCCCTGGCCGGTTCTTCGCCGGTACCGAGTTGAAGATATGTTTGGCTCACATCCTGTTGAAGTACGATATCCAGTTGAAGGAGGGTTATGTTTCTGCGCCCTTGCAATTCGGAGCTTATGTCGTCATTGACCCATTTGCCAATTTTGAGGTTCGGCGGAGATCAGAGACTGAACCATGCCCGTTGAAG GCTGGCTGGCTGGAAGCTGGAAGCCGGAAGCCGGACATGGATCTTGGTTAA
- a CDS encoding Peptidase M20 domain-containing protein 2, which translates to MRTSEVQKPLLDSVQETLRRYDSQLKEINHKIWSNPELAYEEFQAHDHICDLFSGLESQGYQVRRKVYGLETAFEIEYTHGSGGRLVVFNAEYDALPGIGHACGHNLIATSAIAAFLATCETMKSQAQASGISGFTVRLLGTPAEESGGGKVKLIEAGAYKNVDACLMVHPAPMSPSHPEVHSIATVVEGGYLANDKVEVTFTGKPAHAAAAPWEGINALDAVVAAYVNISLLRQQILPSQRVHGVIVNGGDRPNIVPMSATLDYYIRSPTKKTLQQLTAKVIKCFEAAATATGCKVEYKWGVSYDDLKPNMPICESFVAAMGALGRQTMLDNSAQKSTMSGGASTDMGNVSYVVPGFHGIFCIPAKGVNHTHEFTSGAGSPEAFERAIHCSAGMAVVGCQVLIDNQFAEAVKKDFESRCT; encoded by the exons ATGCGTACCTCCGAAGTTCAAAAGCCATTGTTGGACAGCGTCCAGGAGACTCTCCGGCGATATGATTCCCAGCTCAAGGAGATCAATCATAAG ATCTGGTCTAATCCCGAACTTGCCTACGAAGAGTTCCAAGCCCACGATCATATCTGTGATCTCTTCAGCGGTCTCGAGTCCCAGGGGTATCAGGTTCGTCGCAAGGTCTACGGCTTGGAGACAGCTTTTGAAATTGAATACACCCATGGAAGTGGTGGGCGCCTTGTGGTGTTTAATGCAGAATATG ATGCACTCCCCGGAATCGGCCATGCATGTGGTCACAATCTGATCGCGACAAGCGCAATTGCGGCCTTTCTTGCTACCTGCGAGACGATGAAGTCACAGGCGCAGGCATCAGGGATATCCGGTTTCACCGTCCGTCTGTTGGGAACCCCGGCTGAGGAGTCGGGGGGCGGCAAAGTGAAGCTGATCGAAGCGGGAGCATACAAGAACGTCGACGCCTGTTTGATGGTACACCCAGCTCCCATGTCCCCCAGTCATCCAGAAGTACACAGTATTGCAACTGTGGTAGAAGGAGGGTATCTTGCCAACGACAAAGTCGAGGTGACATTTACCGGAAAGCCCGCGCATGCAGCTGCGGCTCCATGGGAAGGAATCAACGCCCTGGACGCGGTGGTCGCGGCCTATGTCAACATTTCGCTCCTACGACAACAGATTCTGCCCTCGCAAAGGGTTCACGGTGTAATTGTCAATGGAGGCGATCGCCCCAATATTGTCCCCATGTCCGCCACGTTGGATTACTATATTCGTTCGCCTACGAAGAAGACACTGCAGCAACTCACAGCAAAAGTCATCAAGTGCTTCGAAGCCGCTGCAACCGCGACTGGATGTAAAGTAGAATACAAATG GGGTGTATCATACGATGATCTGAAACCCAACATGCCCATCTGCGAAAGTTTCGTCGCTGCAATGGGAGCGCTGGGTCGCCAAACCATGCTCGACAACTCCGCCCAAAAGAGTACAATGTCGGGTGGCGCCTCCACTGATATGG GCAACGTCTCTTATGTTGTACCGGGCTTCCATGGAATCTTCTGTATTCCTGCAAAGGGGGTCAATCATACTCATGAATTCACCAGCGGGGCAGGCTCACCCGAAGCGTTTGAGAGAGCCATCCACTGTAGTGCTGGAATGGCAGTGGTCGGGTGCCAAGTTTTGATCGACAACCAATTTGCAGAGGCAGTGAAGAAGGACTTTGAGAGTAGATGTACATAG